A region of the Larus michahellis chromosome 4, bLarMic1.1, whole genome shotgun sequence genome:
GTTGACCCTTTACTGTCGCTGGCTCCTTTTGTATGTGGTTTCATGTCCATTAAAATAATGGAATATTGTTTATACTTAGAAATCAACTGATTATTTTCCAGACCGGGAGACTTATGACTGTTCCTGTGTGTCTTATTATTTAGATGGGACAAAACCTGTGGGTCCTCAGCTGATGGAGACAAATTTTGATCAAAGTGTCATTGAGGATTGGGTGTACCGAGTTCCACAGATCTCAGTTTTCCTCAGTGTTGTTATCAGGCAAGGCCTCCATGTTCTGCATTCTCTCCCAGACCAAACCAAAGACATACTCAACCTGGTTCCAGGCTGCAAAGGCATAAAAGGAAGAGGACTTGTCAGTCTCTTTGACATCCCATCCATCATATACATCAACTCCCATCTGCCTGCAGAGCTACAGCACAAGtggcagcttttattttcttctaggcTTCATGGAGAAAGCTTTTCACAGTTATGTGGGCATATAGTGAACAAAGGTCCTTGCATAGTGATCTTAAAGGACTTAGATGGTTATATTTTTGGTGGGTTTGCGTCTCACCCCTGGGAGGTGAAGCCACAGTTTCAAGGTAAAACtcgcttttctttttctattatcTCATGGCTCTGCTAAACATTGCCTATTCTGTACAGGTACAAGAATCCCGTCCACTTAATGGCTACTGTCATTTTACTTTCATGACACGCAGTATTTCTTATACTTCCAAGTGTATTTTCCTGTGGCAAAAATAACACTcatttttgaaaaacataaaatacatgCTAAGTTATTCTTGCTTTATGCCCAGTCAGGCATATTACTGATTAATGTTTATAGTTTGCCTGTTATTTGATAAGACTTTTAAAATTGCAGCACTTATTCATCATAGaacaagttttcttttcagtgaaatCTATCATCCCCTGTAGCTATATAGgttgaaaatgaaggaaatacaGCATAGACGATGAATTAGAGTTTAAATAAGGTGTCCAGCAGATGGCAATCTTCCATCTCAGAACAGCTGAGCCAAACACACCAGCTTAAGCCTCCTATTCACATTTGTTCAGTGTctgtctttatttcccttttaaaatccAGCAGCAAAAGGGTCCTTTGGACAAGCTAAACTTTTTGTTCCCTTGATACCTCTGGGGAGAAGTgagggggcttttttttttttgtaactttttggAAAAAACTTTTGTGAtggctttctgaaaaaatattacGGACTCTGGATAATCAGTCCTGCTGTGAATCCTCACTTTTGCTACATTAAAAACTCAGTTCCTCTACTTAATTAGTATTTGATAGTTACCACTTCAGTCAGTTAATATAATGGTATGTTACATTGATTACACAAcactttccttgtattttttaCTGATAGACTAACACCCGTAGCATGCTAGACATTCACACTGCAGGTCCCTCTGAATACCTAACTGGGCATAATGAAAACTGTACTCTAAATCATTGGCCCTAAGCTGATTCTATATATCAGTATAGTCAGAAGTAAGGGTGTCTGCACTCCTATCAGTTTGTACGGGTCTAGCAGTTGGCCAGTTCTAGATGATGCAACGCAAGCCCGTGACAGGTGTACCCTTACATAGTAACGTAATGTACTAGTCATGCCTCTGACTCTGCCCTTGGTCACAGCCATAAAGTTACATTGGTTTCTGTGACCCTGCACAGAGTTAACTGAGAGTAAACAATAGGTCTAGGTCTTGATGAGAGATACGTATTGGCTTTCTGAGATTGCAGCTGCTGTCTTTGATTTATTCAGCTGCacttcttcaatatttttttcctatcctgTTTGTACTCAAGTTATTTCTTGGCCAGTTGTCTGACCTCAGATGCTCTTCTGTTTACAGGTGACAACagatgctttctgttttctgtgttcccCTCTCTTGCTGTATACACATACACAGGCTATAATGACCACTACATGTATTTGAACCATGGCCAACAAACAATGCCAAATGGACTTGTAAGTATTAAATGACAATTTGGAAATTGGATTTGTGGCTGGTGTTCAGAAGTGTTTCGTGTTTTTTGCTTCTGTTACTGTGAGGAGATTTATTTCACTGATTATTCTCTGAAGAAGTTTTCATCCCTTCTCTGTGCTATTTGCGCCACACTTTCAgtaggaggatttttttctttttttgcattaaagCATCAGTGTAAAGTATGAATTATGGATAACAATGGAGAACTGCTTAGAGTACTGATAGAGTCTATACTTTTCTTTACAGTTGATATGTATATTGAAGTACTGAATCAACTAAGATGGAGGTTACTGTGTCTGACGCAAGTAGGTGGGCTTTATATAGGTTAGATTTATGGAGGTTCTGGGAAGAAATCTATTTGCCAGGTTTGGTTGTCATGCAAGCCCTTCTAGCACTCCTCCCGGTTGTCTGGCAGAACTGATGGCATGTATCCACATCACTGAAGCAGCACAAGCTAGCTGATCTGTGTAATTGAGGATCCCTCCGCTGGCTGCTCTCACTGCCACactaactgctttttaaattacgGAAGCCTGAGAAAGCCCAGCAGAATCAGAGTACAAGAGCTGCatgtgagctgctgctgctgtgtgattACAGTGGCAGAAGCTCCTTTTACTCAAGTTCACGATTGAGCTCTCCAGTTGCAGAGGAGTTTCTGCAGAGCTACGATGCACCACCTGTTTTGAAAAGTGCTTTACAGTTTTGTAGCATTATGTGCCCATAACTTTGGGAATTGCAGCAGTCTGTAGTAAATTTGCTctaaagaaaccaaacaacaTCAAATTATATTATTTGTTTCTGTAGATACTTTTCTAAATGGAAAAGAGGCAGCAAAACCAGGCACTTTCACCCCTTTTAAAATGGAATCGCTAATCCCTAAACAAAAGCCAGTGAGCTAAATTTCTGTCACAAGGTGCAGCTGAAGTGCTTGCAGATACTGGTACTCTGTAAAGCATAGAGGGAGGGCAGTATCACTCTGGTAAATTCGTGTTTGACTTCAGAAATACTGGATTTTGGTACAGAAGCCCAGGTTCACTCAGAATACCCTTTTTCACTACCCATAGAAGCATGGCATAAATACTGAAAATAGCAATTTGTACTCTAGGATTCATAACTTGCTCAGTCTGTTTTACATGTATAGCAAGCGTTCAGTGTGCTGCTTCGGTTCCCAGGGTATGGGTGGCCAGCATGGTTACTTCGGACTCTGGATAGACGGTGACTATGGGAAGGGACACAGTAAAGCAAAACCTCGATGCACCACCTACAACAGTCCCCAGCTGTCAGCGAAAGAGGATTTTACACTGGATGCCATGGAAGTGTGGGCAGTGGGAGACCTCCCTGAAAGTGCAGGGGTATGTGAACAAAGTTGAAACCTCTGAAACCGTGTTCTGATTGGAACAGGAAACGCAAATGCAAAATTTGCAGTTTTCTGATTAAGCACTGTCTGTCAGTGGTAATGAGTAATGTTTTCTTTAACTGGCCCTGTGATGCCATATATTTTGTAGCAAGTAAATGGTGAAACAGTAGTGGAATTATTGAGGGTGCCAACAAGAAATAACATCAGGAGCCATGAAATGGTAGAGTCAGAAAAGCCATACTTAATTCTGAATTTCAGAAGGCCTTTGTGAAATTGAGGAATGGTCTCCAGAAGGAACCTCCTTGGAGGGGTTCAGGAAAACACagtatttgtgaaacagaaagaaagcactCGAAGCTCACAAGTAAAGCCTAATCTATAATTCATGAAGAGAACCCAAAAGATTTCTTTATCAGTAGCTTTAAATTTACCATAGTTTTACAGTAAACTTATGTCAATGGATTTACGCTAGTCTTTCTGCATCTGCTTTATTTCTGGGAATGAGTAGGAGACCTCTTTCCGATCTCCTCTGTCCCTGTAATTTATTCTCTTATTGAACTGTCTGGTCTGCATATTTtggtgtttgaggtttttttaaaaaaatgtatttcttttcatacTAAATTGATGAGCACTGTCTGTTCAGAGGACACATAGCTCTAAATAGAAACAGAACAAATTGTTtacaaaaaatgttaaattgtACTCGAATCTCTTCTCTATTAAAAAAGTTCCTGTCTACACTTCAAACTGAGGTCAAGTTAACCAGGATGTTCCGGCTAGCTTGTAACCTGAATAAACTTGAAATAGTTCACTGTCATCTTAGGAGAAGTTTATGACTATTTTGTGTAACTGCAGCAATAAAAATCATTTGATGCACCCCAGTGAATCTTAAAATGCCTTACTTGGAAAGTCTATATGCTTCATTGTGACAAGCTTGCAAACCAGATTACTTGTGGACTTCTGTGTTTGTCTCTTTCTTGTAGCCTGATACTGATTCATtcataatgacattttaaattgactgtattttattttgttttgaagacaaaaGGTAAGAAGAGTATCCTGGATGTAGACCCTCAGGCTCAGGCCTTATTAGAAATGGCTGGAAAAAGTCGCCAGAGCGAAGGCCTACGAGAACCCCTTgaagaggatgaggatgatgataaCTAAAAGAATCACAGTAacatgaaaaacatgttttgttttttttttttcctcctgagtgtTAATGTTCCTTGGACAGgatatattttcctcatttttttccttacatttactTAATTATCTGGGACAAAGCTTAACCCTCATACTTATGTAATATTTACGTCCAATACAATATCTTGCCTGACAGATTTTTTGAGGGAGGACAGAAAAATTAACTAGCTACTTAATCATTAGACATCTCTAAGTTCTATCTGAATATGAATTTTCTATCATTCCTGATAGATCCTGTCTGcatacagaattaaaaacaaaagacaaagttATTGACAGTATGGCTTACTGACTTGGAAAATTAACACGTATTTATATAAAGACTGTTCAAGACATTGATTAAGGCTCTTATACCTCAACTGCACATATTTATTTGCAGGCAATGAAATTAGTCAGTGAAGCTTGCAAATTGTAATGATGTCTTACATTGGTAAACAGAATAGTCTGCGGGATTTCATATGAATGATGCTATTAATTTGCATTGGTCCAGTTAAAGCATTCAGTTTCGTGTTTTCTAAGTCAGATTTTCAGCAAGTGACTCTATATGGGCTGCAAGATGTACAGAATGCTAAGTATTCAATATCCCGTTTTATAATACTACACTACAGCTTGGTGCATTTCACTTAAGAGGTTTCTGCAGAAATTTGCCTATTGCTTTTTAAACTTAGTAGAACAGAGCCACTGGGAGTCATTCAGCCATATTTATCCAAAGAACGGGCCGTACCTCCAGCAGAAATTCTGTAGGGAAGGTACCTTCTTTAGTAGCCTCACTTAAGACTGGGGTAAAAGATCAGGCTGTAAAAAGGATTAAGTACGAAGCATCCACAGTTAATTGGGAATAGTATCTGCAGataccttgttaaaaaaaaaaaataaatcagggttATGTCTGTAATACATTTAAAGAAGAATGCTGTACGCTTTATTTTCATACAATTAATCATTActgtattagggaaaaaaatgcccGCAATGTGAAATGTAACTAGTGGGTTGgaggttttgctctgttttgttggCTGTTCAGTCAACACCAGTTTGGTCAGGCCTCGCATACTCAGGGCTTTTTCTGCTTGAATCTGTTCACATCTATGGGAAATTATTAGTTTGACCTTGCTAAATTCTATGTGTAATTAACTTGTCAAAAATAACCCTAATTTCTACCAGGGACTGTCATTTCTAACTCAGCAAATTGTGTCTGGTTATTAGTATGTACGATTGTCAGTCTTTCTGCTCCTAAGGAGGAGGACTGTATCGAATCCCCTTTGTCCTAACATGAGTTCGTCTTCTGTGCAGCTTAGAGCAAAAAACGTGCTGCAACAGTCTATAAAATCACTGCAATTCCTGATCACATGGCCACCCTTCAAATTATTTCCCTTAGCATTTTCTTGTATGtagtctttggggttttttccatacGCTGTTCTTCATAGGGAGACAGATTTGAATATTCTGAATAATCTGCACTTGTGCCTTAATGTacatcccatttttaaaaattctattaaaCAATAGGAATTTAGCCTTGAAAAGGCAGCACGAAGAAATGACTCCAGCCAGACATCCTAGAACTCTACTGTGCATTTTGTATGCCGCCTGGACTAATGATTAGGGCACCTATGCTGTTTGTTCCAGTACGGAGTATGCTGTGGAAGGCCTGAACTAACGTCCTTTTATCTTGTATTTGCTTAAATAAAGCAGATAGTCTCCCAAGTTTGtaacatagaaaaaaatgtaagcgTCAAAATGATCACACAtacttttgtattattttcttctctgtgtattttaataagaattttaaatggtACAAAGTAGGGAGTGCTATATAGACAGCAAGTAAGTGTTCTCTGGAAGCGTGGTGATGCTGGCTTTTGTTTTAACATTCTCAAAGTCCCACCCTAAGTCTCAGAGGTGTTCTGCACTTAGGCACTGACTAAGCATGCTGAATACTTGAAGTGGATGGCATACAAGAATGAGACGTGGTTGAATTTCTGTGGCTtaacttaaaataaacaaatagactttcttttccttccgtTACAAGGTAGAGACTTTTTTTTGGAGGACTGAACTCATTTgcaaggattttttaaaaaataatgagcaGACACCTTTGCAGACTATTATCTGGGGAGGGTGAATTGCACAAAGCTACTCTTCACCAAAAATATTTGTGACCAGGTTTTCTTTGATTTAAAATAAGTATCGGTATAGCTGGTTCTTTCTAGGCTACGAATCCAAAATGTAATCCTGTTTAAACATCATCTTGTGCAGATCAGCATAGCATTTTAACCTCTGAAATTGTGGTTTTTGACAAGTTTGTATCTGAGATTCTTAATCTTCACTTTGAAGTGAAGTTGTTAAACTGGGGCAAGAGGAAATCTGACACTGGCACTTTTACCAAAGGTACTGGTGAAGGACTATTTACCAGGAAACTACTAAACCAACCAGCAGATGGGATTATTCaaaattgttctttaaatgtAAAAGAGTGGCTTGGAAGAGACtcagctttttgcttcttttttttttttgtaacctaaTGATTAAGCAATCTGGGCTTCGTTCTTATGCATCTAAAAAAACGTTCAGAAGGTGTTTGTCAGCAGTGGGCTTAGCTATGATCTAAACATCTCTCAATCACTTTTATGCAGCCCTTGATCCAACTGCAAAGCTTAACGTCCCTGCTACGTATGCGAGTCATCTTTAGTCTCATGCGCTTGTGAAAGTCAGTCACTTCCCCATTAAATCCATCCACTACCGTGCATCAGATGAGATCAGCCGTCTGCTTTGCTCCTATTCCTCATTCAGGtacaaaaaaatcactgcagcGTTTGGCAAAAGCTGACAGCCGAGGGTTGGCACTTTTGCTCGCTACTTTTTCTTTGACACCTCCCCAGAGTTTCCTTGAGAGTCTTGCACAGTCAAGGCTAGACATGTGGGAATGCGGAAACACCGTAGGTTGACTGTAGGAAAAGAAGTGCTAGCAAAAGCAGGTCTTTTCCAtccatttaatttaatataaaagGACGGGTCCAAATCAATAGTCTCATTCAGATACTTAtctgtaacattttaaa
Encoded here:
- the MEAK7 gene encoding MTOR-associated protein MEAK7; the protein is MGNAESNAYRNHLSRFLPEEQSDIDGVFDTLSGSSGSAGAKNGKATKKTVSLAALQAYVQEPLPDQMTARLYNGMKSVDLTGKSSAPSEQIAKEQFVIFMSNLLKGNADEKVTIIMRMISKTEGPVKGKQIQEFTEDLITSVVHVLNYRKELRGWNLENTRDSASGVKALASQLLSELKLADGTKPVGPQLMETNFDQSVIEDWVYRVPQISVFLSVVIRQGLHVLHSLPDQTKDILNLVPGCKGIKGRGLVSLFDIPSIIYINSHLPAELQHKWQLLFSSRLHGESFSQLCGHIVNKGPCIVILKDLDGYIFGGFASHPWEVKPQFQGDNRCFLFSVFPSLAVYTYTGYNDHYMYLNHGQQTMPNGLGMGGQHGYFGLWIDGDYGKGHSKAKPRCTTYNSPQLSAKEDFTLDAMEVWAVGDLPESAGTKGKKSILDVDPQAQALLEMAGKSRQSEGLREPLEEDEDDDN